The proteins below come from a single Mucilaginibacter mali genomic window:
- a CDS encoding sensor histidine kinase encodes MNPAQQKQRWKYSLIAFAVVIVCGSLFYTKYLVRNITNAERTRAQVWAMSMKQQMASDDNDNIAYAMAVRDSSIVPSIVVDEKGEMIFTKGLDPNKTLNPIPQPPKKKGDPVAVYDLNYFKAQLAIMKDQHPEPIKILLPLGTKGYWLVYYQDSPLLTQLKYFPYVQLSVIAIFLLMAYSSFSSSRRSEQDQVWVGLAKETAHQLGTPISSLMAWIELIKDKFNADNDQLVLEMENDVRRLEIVADRFSKIGSKPQLEPYSVYDVVKDFVEYFRIRVSNKISFEVKGNKELMAGLNIPLFDWVIENLLKNAVNAIEGTGSITVEISGNKTNKQVFIDVIDTGKGIPRSKFATVFQPGYTTRKRGWGLGLSLTKRMVENYHNGQIFVRDSELGKGTIFRIILKSLTHDS; translated from the coding sequence CTGAATCCCGCCCAACAAAAACAACGCTGGAAATACTCCTTGATCGCCTTCGCGGTGGTTATCGTTTGCGGATCGTTGTTTTATACCAAGTACCTGGTGCGCAACATTACCAATGCCGAACGTACCCGCGCGCAGGTTTGGGCCATGAGCATGAAGCAGCAAATGGCATCAGATGATAACGACAACATTGCCTATGCCATGGCTGTGCGCGATAGCTCCATTGTACCGTCTATTGTAGTTGATGAAAAGGGTGAAATGATATTCACCAAAGGGCTCGATCCCAACAAAACGTTAAACCCCATACCTCAACCCCCTAAAAAAAAGGGCGACCCGGTTGCTGTATACGATCTTAATTATTTTAAGGCCCAACTGGCTATTATGAAAGATCAGCATCCCGAGCCTATAAAGATACTTTTACCTTTGGGCACGAAGGGCTATTGGCTGGTTTATTACCAGGATTCGCCGCTGCTTACCCAATTAAAGTATTTCCCTTACGTTCAATTGTCGGTGATAGCGATCTTCTTGCTAATGGCCTATTCATCGTTCAGTTCGTCGCGACGGTCGGAGCAGGACCAGGTTTGGGTAGGTTTGGCTAAAGAGACGGCGCACCAGTTAGGCACACCCATATCATCGCTAATGGCCTGGATAGAGCTGATCAAGGATAAGTTCAATGCCGATAACGATCAACTGGTGCTGGAAATGGAAAACGATGTGCGCCGGCTGGAAATTGTGGCCGACCGCTTCTCAAAGATCGGGTCGAAACCCCAGTTGGAACCTTATTCGGTTTACGATGTGGTAAAGGATTTTGTTGAATATTTCAGGATCCGCGTAAGCAACAAAATAAGCTTTGAAGTAAAGGGCAATAAAGAACTGATGGCTGGTTTAAACATCCCGCTGTTTGATTGGGTGATAGAAAACCTGCTGAAAAATGCCGTAAACGCAATTGAAGGCACCGGAAGTATTACGGTTGAAATATCGGGCAATAAAACCAATAAGCAGGTATTTATTGATGTGATAGACACGGGCAAAGGCATCCCCCGGTCAAAATTCGCCACTGTTTTTCAACCCGGCTATACTACACGCAAGCGTGGCTGGGGGCTGGGTTTGTCGCTTACCAAAAGGATGGTGGAGAATTATCATAATGGCCAGATCTTCGTTCGCGACTCTGAATTAGGCAAAGGCACTATCTTCCGCATTATATTAAAAAGTTTAACCCATGATAGCTAA
- a CDS encoding thiamine pyrophosphokinase yields the protein MSSHHIVREKQEPALLIAGLDNFPDELLGQLLEWSPTVVVTADVAEKVQSQGIKIDWLVADEMPDLQQSDIKQFPLAGNHPLVAALDQLIAQGYPAINLVSDELDIEVLAPYFSQTDLVVFYDDKKIVALHNGFSKWQPAGNRIEILTQSHNLVYTNLVQVADDLYEVVQDGFYRLQFSDAYLLVAEAL from the coding sequence ATGTCCTCCCACCACATCGTACGCGAAAAGCAGGAACCAGCCTTACTGATAGCCGGATTGGATAACTTCCCGGATGAACTATTAGGCCAGTTGCTGGAATGGAGCCCAACGGTTGTAGTTACGGCTGACGTAGCCGAAAAGGTGCAATCGCAAGGCATCAAGATAGATTGGCTGGTGGCCGATGAAATGCCCGACCTGCAGCAATCGGATATTAAGCAATTTCCGTTAGCGGGTAATCACCCGCTTGTAGCCGCTCTTGACCAATTAATAGCACAGGGATATCCGGCAATTAATCTTGTTAGCGATGAATTGGATATTGAAGTGCTTGCGCCATATTTTTCGCAAACGGACCTTGTTGTTTTTTATGACGATAAAAAGATAGTGGCCCTGCACAATGGCTTCAGCAAATGGCAACCTGCCGGTAACCGTATAGAAATTTTGACACAATCGCACAATTTAGTGTACACCAATTTGGTACAAGTGGCGGATGATCTGTACGAAGTTGTGCAGGATGGCTTTTATAGGTTACAGTTCAGCGATGCTTATTTGCTGGTAGCAGAGGCTTTGTAG
- a CDS encoding anti-sigma factor family protein produces the protein MNSIEEKLWAYIDGTCTAAEREQISALIEHDAEYRQQYEELLQLHTGFGSLELDEPPMAFTYNVMEQIRTQEASVPLKAAINKRIIYAIAAFFVLTITVLLIFALRDINWSSGSSSVQLQDKLKLPQVNNVFTSKWMQGFLFFDLVLGMFLLDSYLRKRDTTKRSELAA, from the coding sequence ATGAACAGCATAGAAGAAAAACTGTGGGCCTATATTGATGGCACCTGCACCGCCGCCGAACGCGAGCAGATAAGCGCGTTAATTGAGCACGATGCGGAATACAGGCAACAGTACGAGGAATTATTGCAACTGCACACCGGGTTTGGCAGCCTGGAACTGGACGAACCGCCAATGGCGTTCACCTATAACGTAATGGAGCAAATACGCACCCAGGAGGCCAGTGTGCCGCTAAAAGCCGCCATCAACAAGCGCATTATATATGCTATTGCCGCGTTTTTTGTATTAACCATTACGGTGCTTTTAATTTTTGCTTTACGCGATATTAACTGGAGCAGCGGCAGCAGCAGCGTTCAACTACAGGATAAATTAAAGCTACCACAGGTTAACAATGTTTTCACCAGCAAGTGGATGCAGGGCTTCCTGTTTTTTGACCTGGTGCTGGGGATGTTTTTATTAGACAGCTACCTGCGCAAACGCGATACAACTAAAAGGAGTGAATTGGCCGCATAA
- the murQ gene encoding N-acetylmuramic acid 6-phosphate etherase, which yields MRLVTEKESKYHNLEQMPVSELLQHINDEDKTVAYAVEKAMPKIEELVNVVADRMKNGGRLFYIGAGTSGRLGVVDASECPPTYGVPFDWVIGIIAGGDGAIRRAVEFAEDDPEQAWIDMQEYDINSKDVVVGIAASGTTPYVIGGLRKANEMGLATGCIVCNSGGPVAAEAQYPVEVVTGPEFVTGSTRMKAGTAQKLVLNMLSTAVMIKLGRVKGNKMVDMQLTNHKLVDRGTRMVMDETGLDEDTAADLLKAYGSVRKAVEQHTRGKQAR from the coding sequence ATGAGATTAGTTACCGAAAAGGAATCGAAATATCATAACCTGGAGCAAATGCCGGTATCGGAATTGCTGCAGCATATTAATGATGAAGATAAAACCGTAGCCTACGCCGTAGAGAAAGCCATGCCCAAAATTGAAGAGTTGGTAAACGTAGTTGCCGACCGGATGAAGAACGGCGGCCGTTTGTTTTACATTGGCGCGGGTACCAGCGGCAGGCTGGGCGTGGTGGACGCTTCGGAATGCCCGCCGACTTACGGGGTGCCTTTTGATTGGGTGATCGGCATTATAGCCGGTGGCGATGGTGCCATACGCCGCGCCGTTGAATTTGCCGAAGACGATCCGGAACAGGCCTGGATAGATATGCAGGAATACGATATTAACAGCAAGGATGTTGTTGTTGGTATCGCCGCGTCGGGCACCACGCCTTACGTTATTGGCGGCCTGCGCAAAGCTAACGAAATGGGCCTGGCTACCGGCTGCATTGTTTGTAATAGCGGTGGCCCTGTAGCTGCCGAGGCGCAATACCCGGTAGAAGTGGTAACCGGCCCCGAATTTGTAACCGGCAGCACCCGCATGAAGGCTGGCACAGCGCAAAAGCTGGTGCTGAATATGCTAAGCACCGCCGTAATGATAAAGCTTGGCCGTGTAAAAGGCAACAAAATGGTGGATATGCAGCTAACCAACCACAAACTGGTTGACCGCGGCACCCGCATGGTAATGGACGAAACCGGCCTTGACGAGGATACAGCGGCCGACCTGCTGAAAGCTTATGGCAGCGTGCGCAAAGCGGTTGAACAACATACACGGGGAAAACAAGCGAGATAG
- a CDS encoding DUF6249 domain-containing protein — MEHGELLIPILVPLGLFAMIFGIIYLSNKEKMAMIERGMDPRAYRAQPAPYKNLKWGLLLIGAGLGLFLAFLLDRTLFHVGEDNPAIYFALIAIFGGGGLVLSYRIEKKEILDKE; from the coding sequence ATGGAACACGGAGAATTACTGATCCCGATTTTAGTACCACTGGGATTATTCGCAATGATTTTTGGTATCATCTACCTAAGCAATAAAGAAAAAATGGCCATGATTGAGCGCGGTATGGATCCGCGGGCTTACCGGGCGCAACCCGCCCCCTACAAAAACCTGAAGTGGGGCTTGCTGCTAATAGGTGCCGGTTTAGGATTGTTCCTGGCTTTTCTGCTCGATCGTACCCTGTTTCATGTGGGCGAAGATAACCCGGCTATCTATTTCGCGTTGATTGCCATATTTGGCGGTGGCGGCCTGGTATTATCATACCGTATAGAAAAAAAGGAAATACTGGACAAGGAGTAG
- a CDS encoding DinB family protein has protein sequence MIAKPQAGEYAHFYQTYVSLVDTDNITALLSQLQDSTFNFFNNLPADKADYAYAEGKWTIKQLLGHLIDAERVFAFRLLCFSRGDKNNLPGFDENSYVDNGGFGNRTLAHLAEEFKAARHSNVLMLQGISDEQSILMGNANNYPISVRALAYIMAGHELHHLRIIKERYL, from the coding sequence ATGATAGCTAAACCGCAAGCGGGCGAATACGCCCATTTTTACCAAACCTATGTAAGCCTGGTTGATACGGATAATATTACCGCCTTGTTAAGCCAGCTGCAGGACAGCACTTTCAATTTTTTCAACAACTTACCCGCCGATAAAGCCGATTACGCCTATGCCGAGGGCAAATGGACCATTAAGCAGCTTTTAGGCCATTTGATTGATGCTGAGCGTGTATTCGCTTTCCGCCTGCTTTGCTTTTCGCGCGGCGATAAAAATAACCTGCCCGGCTTTGATGAGAATAGTTATGTTGATAACGGAGGTTTTGGAAACCGTACCTTAGCCCACCTGGCCGAAGAATTTAAAGCCGCGCGCCATAGTAATGTTTTAATGTTGCAGGGTATCAGCGATGAACAAAGTATACTGATGGGCAATGCCAACAACTACCCCATATCGGTAAGGGCGCTGGCCTATATCATGGCCGGGCACGAGTTACACCACCTGCGTATCATCAAGGAAAGATATCTTTAA
- a CDS encoding Bax inhibitor-1/YccA family protein: MELKDNNYTYQSVIQMDDEKTLSRKFLANVFLWMFAALAISSFFAWEFANNVDLQAYIIDPVTHGLTGLGLLALFSPLAFVLLMRFGLNRISYPVLAIIFIVYASVMGIGLSGLLWAYTLNSVLSVFVAATVLFGVMAVAGYTTSTDLTNFGSLLLLGIIGLIIASLINMLLLHSAQFDYVLSFFGVAIFTGLTAYDVQKLKNIGAGIEQGDATGKKLALMGALSLYLDFVNLFLYLLRIFGRRR, encoded by the coding sequence ATGGAATTAAAGGATAATAACTACACTTACCAGAGTGTGATACAAATGGATGACGAGAAAACGTTATCCCGTAAATTTTTGGCAAACGTATTTTTATGGATGTTTGCCGCGTTGGCTATCTCATCGTTCTTCGCATGGGAATTTGCAAATAATGTTGACCTGCAGGCTTATATCATCGACCCGGTTACGCATGGCTTAACCGGCTTAGGTTTACTGGCCCTGTTCTCGCCACTAGCATTTGTATTGTTGATGAGGTTTGGCCTTAATCGCATATCGTACCCGGTATTGGCTATCATATTTATTGTTTACGCAAGCGTAATGGGTATCGGCTTGTCAGGCTTATTATGGGCTTATACCTTAAATTCGGTATTAAGCGTATTTGTGGCTGCTACCGTACTATTCGGCGTGATGGCTGTTGCGGGTTATACCACCAGTACAGATTTGACCAACTTTGGGTCATTATTATTGTTGGGTATCATCGGCCTGATCATCGCATCGCTAATCAATATGCTGCTGCTACACAGCGCCCAGTTTGATTATGTGTTAAGCTTCTTTGGTGTGGCTATCTTCACGGGCTTAACCGCTTACGATGTGCAAAAGCTAAAAAACATTGGCGCAGGCATTGAACAAGGCGACGCTACAGGCAAAAAACTGGCCCTGATGGGTGCATTGTCTTTATATCTTGACTTTGTGAACCTGTTCTTATACCTGCTGCGCATATTTGGTCGCAGGAGATAA
- a CDS encoding RNA polymerase sigma factor: MQSKLSDIELIQQTMAGNQSAYADLVKRHQRFVFTLAMRFTKSREDAEEVAQDCFIKAYRSLASFQQQSKFSTWLYSIVYTTAMTHLRKKRVATDSIDDEENFIQIADTHGGMDVNLAENRSRSYYLNMAISQLLPDDAAIITLFYNGEQSLEEIGEALNMEANTVKVKLFRARQRLKEKLERLLKHEVNELI; encoded by the coding sequence ATGCAAAGCAAGCTTTCCGATATCGAATTGATACAGCAAACCATGGCGGGTAACCAATCGGCGTATGCCGACCTGGTGAAGCGTCATCAACGGTTTGTGTTTACACTGGCTATGCGCTTTACCAAAAGCCGCGAGGATGCCGAAGAGGTGGCGCAGGATTGCTTTATAAAGGCTTACCGCTCGCTGGCATCATTTCAGCAGCAAAGTAAGTTTAGCACCTGGCTGTATAGCATTGTTTATACAACGGCTATGACCCACCTGCGCAAAAAACGGGTGGCGACCGATTCGATAGATGACGAGGAAAACTTTATCCAGATTGCCGATACACACGGCGGTATGGACGTGAACCTGGCCGAGAACAGATCGCGGTCGTACTATTTAAATATGGCAATTAGTCAGCTATTGCCCGATGATGCTGCCATTATTACATTGTTTTATAATGGCGAGCAATCACTTGAGGAAATTGGCGAAGCCTTAAATATGGAGGCTAATACCGTAAAGGTTAAACTATTCAGGGCGCGGCAGCGTTTAAAAGAAAAGCTGGAACGCCTGTTAAAACACGAGGTTAACGAATTGATATGA